The genomic DNA ATCGGTGGTCAACCCGCATTAAGGCAATCATCATTTTTCCTCATTATCAGAAATCTTTATCCGCCTGGAAGGCAGTGGCGAGGGTTTGATTACAGTACTGAATACTTTCTTTGGAACTGATCAGCGCGTCGTTAATTAATTTGCTGGTATTCTGCTCTTCAGCAGAAATCAGCAAATCAATTACCAGAGGCAAGTTCAGTCCGGAAAGTAAATGAAACTGTGGCCGTTGCAAAAAGCGCACAAACTCATTATTCACGCTACCGGCAAAAATATCGGTAATGGCAATGACGTCGTCTTCTTCAGGCAGAGACGCCATTAACGCCCCAACCTGCGCTGTCAAATCCGTATTTTCATCTACATAAGCGCATAACGTGTAGATATTCGGTTGCATGCCGAGAATCAGCTCAACCGAATTGAGTACCCCTTGGGCGAAAGTGCCATGGCTGGCAAAAATATAGTGTCGTTTCATCCTGTCCTCGAAAGCTCATTCCACCACGCGTAATTTTGCAAGCCGCGTGCCAGTAAAAAGTGGCGATCGACAGGATGAAACGTAAGAAGGGTTAAAACTCTTGATCCTGCTGGATAAATTCAGTCTCCAGCGTTAACACATCATGAATGTAATAAAGCTCCACTACCGGGATTTTGACACTATAGCTCGCCTCAATGACACTAAAGGCCTGGCGCAGGAGTGTCAGCTCGCTCTCCGGACACTGCCGTCCGGTGTAAGTGCCCGGCGATGCGTTACGAATCAAACGCTCAATCAGGCAACTGATGTGAACATACAGCGCCACCTTGCGATCATTCGGCACCTGACACCCGGCCAGATGCTCATAGCGGAAAACAAACTGCTCGACCTGGTTGATCACTTTGCCGGTGTCGAGAATAGTGACCGATTCAATCACCCGCCGCAGGGAGAAGTTTTTCAGCAGCAGGTTATTGATTTCATTAACCTGCTCTGCGGAGGCAATCGTGCCGAAAATGCGCATCAGTTGCCCGTTGCCACCCCCTGCGATCAGGGAATCCAGCGAAATCCACGGCACGGCGGGGATACGCGGGTCAAGCGTACCGACTACCGCCAGCACGTCGTAGCGGTTAAAGATCAGCGCACGCTCATGGGTGTTGCTGAGCATGTGATAATCGCACGCAATAATATCGACGCCGAGGGTTTCCGGAATGCTGGCCTTCAGCAGCATACAGAGGTTTGTCGCTGCCCCCATGCCCGTCACGCAAGTGGTGAGGATCACCCGCGGTTTATTCGCCTGCGGCCAGAACAACTGATGTTCAACAGGAAGATCGGCACTTACCTCCCGCGCGATATCCTCAATCAGATGCCCCTGTAAGATCCGTTCACCGACATACAGCGCCATGCTGGTCGACACGTTGTTGACGATGGCGACCGGCGTGGCGACACGGCGCTGGAAATAGCTATGAATAGCGTTCAGCGAGCCCATATCCACGAGGATCATTAGCCCTGAAGAGAGCGCGTTGCTCTCGATATAGTTCACCACCTGCTGCGCAATGGCCTCCGGCGTGACATCCAGTGGCATGTCAAACGACTCAAATACCGGATTCTTCAGCAGCCGGTTAGCTACGTTGGCGATGCTGCTGGCAGTCGCAAACCCGTGCGCCAGAATGACCGCCCGGCTGACATGCGTCTGGCTGACCGCGCCCGCTTTATGCAGCCATAACGCCAGCAACAGCGCGTCGATTCGCTGAGGCTCAATATCGAGTTTCTGAGTCAGCGCCGCGATCACCGCCTGACAAAAACGGTATAACTGCGAATATTTCTGCGCCAGATAATCATCCAGCAGACGAATGCGTTCATGGCTAAGCGCCGAGTGCGAGCCGTGAGAGCGATGAACCAGATAGTGGCTGAGCGCATAGATGCAGTTGCCGTTAAACTGGATGTTGAACTGCTTTTCCAGCCGGTAAAATTCTTCTCGCACCTGCTGCGTGGTCAACAGCAGCATCGGTGAATCCGTGGTATCACGATGTTCAAAAATGAGCCGATCGAAGAGCGTCTCAATCTCTTCACCCATTCGTTTCTGTACGTCCTCCCACCGCGACTCCCCGGTGTTGACCTGTTCAAACAGCGCCAGCACCTGGCATTGCGTGTCATGAATGATCCCCTGAACCGGGTTGCGCGAACGCAGCAGCCAGACGAGGCTGGTTCGCGGATCGACCGTCAGCCGTTCCTCAGTGGCTAACGGCTCCCCGGAAGCGGGCAACGCGACGGCCACCTTTTCCGGCAGATCCTGAATGCCTACGCTCAGTCTCTCACTGCCCCGCTGTTTCGCCCACGCCGCCGCGACGGCATACTTCACCACGTTTTTCAGCTCGCCGACGTTGCCGCGATAGTGGTAATGATTCAGCACCTGCAACAGACGCGGCGTCAGCGCCAGTTGCGCTGCCAGCGTTTTCGCCTCCAGCCAGAAAAAGAGCAAAATCAGCGCCTCTTTTTCCTGCCGCGAGCGGCTCTGAAGGTCCGGCAGCGTCACCAGTACAGGGATGCGACGCAGAAACGTCGTCAGGAACGTACTGTGCAACTCTTCTGTGGTAGCGAAAATCAGGCGCGTAGAGACCGGGTGCCCCTGCGAGGTTTCACCCACGCGATAGATCTCTTTGCGATCCAGCCAGGTAAATAGCTTTTCCTGCCCCTCGGCGTTCAGCCGATGCACCTCATCAAGAAACAGCATGCCGCCATCCGCGGCTTCGAATGCGCCCTGCTTATCGGTTTGCGCGCCGGTAAACGCCCCTTTAACGTAGCCAAACAGGTTGGCGGCCAGTAGCTCCGGGTTACTGGCGTACTGAGCGCAGTTGAAACTGATAAATGGCGCATCGTCTGCCAGTAGCCCCTGCGAAATGGCGAAGTGATGCATCAGTTCGGCGATATAACTTTTGCCGGTGCCACTGTCACCGGTCATCAGTAGTGGCAGACCACCGTCAGGGTAAAAGAGCGCGCTTTTAAGCTGCTCGATGGGCTTTTTCAGGCTGCCGTCGTGACCAATCAGTAAGGAAAAATGGTCGGGCTGCTCAGGCGCAGGCCCGTCATCGGCAAGAAGTTGGGCTACGCTGTCGTAGTCATTACGCGAGAGCGTAAAAAACTGCTGACAGAAACTCTCTTTATGCAGAAAGTAGACGGGCCGGGTATTAATTTTCACCAGCACGCCCTGCGCCACCAGTTGGTTGAGATAGTGACTGGCAGTATTTCTTTTTAACGCAAAGCGTTGCGCCAGATAGCGGGCAGTGAAAACATCACTCAGGTTTTTAGGATCAAAAAAATCCGTCTGGTTCGCCAGAAATGTCAGTAATTCATTACGCATTGCTTCTCCCGGAACAGGACACCTTGCGCACATGATGCCCGTAAACCCGGGAAGTGAGGGAGCCAGACGGCGGTGAATTTCCGCTTTTGTGGGGGAGTGCACAGAACATACAGGCGCGGTGTCACCGCGCCTGATATTACCCTTTTATCTTCGGATCCAGCGCGTCACGCAGGCCGTCGCCCAGCAGGTTAAACGCCAGCACCGTCAGGAAAATAGCAATCGCCGGGAAAATCGCCACGTGCGGAGCAATCACCATGTCGGCGCGCGCTTCATTAAGCATCGCGCCCCATTCAGGCGTTGGCGGCTGCGCGCCCAGGCCAAGGAAAGAGAGACTGGCAGCGGAGATGATCGACACGCCAATACGCATGGTAAAAAAGACCACAATCGACGACACAGTTCCCGGCAGAATATGACGGAACAGAATGGTGCTGTCGCTGGCGCCAATGCTGCGGGCGGACTCAATAAACGTCTGCTGTTTAAGCACCAACGTATTGCCGCGGACCAGGCGGGCAAACGCCGGGATCGAGAAGATAGCCACGGCGATGATCACATTCGCCATCCCGCTACCCATCACCGCGACGACCGCAATCGCCAGCAGGATGCCAGGGAAAGCGAACAGCACATCGCAGATGCGCATGATGATGCGATCCCACCAGCCTTCGTAGTACCCGGCCAGGAGCCCCAGCACAATGCCCGTCACCGCGCCAATCAGCACGGCAAACACCCCGGCGGCGAGCGAGATCCGCGCGCCAAGCAGCACCCGGCTGAAAATATCGCGACCAAGCGAGTCAACACCAAACCAGTGGATCGTCGACGGCCCGTCGTTCAGCCGATCGTAGTCAAAGTAATTTTCCGCATCAAACGGCGCTATCCACGGCGCTGCAACCGCTACCACGATCAGCAGCAGCACAAACAGCCCGGCTGCCAGCGCGATGGGTTGACGGCGGAACCGTCGCCAGAACTCACACCACGGCGTGCGCACCCGACCGGGCTTGACCGTCGGCATGGCGTCTAATACGGCCTGTCGTCGCCAGTTTAACAATCTCACCTTATTTGTACCTGATCGCCGGGTTAATGGCTGCGTAGAGCACATCCACCACTAAGTTGATAAGAATAAATTCCAGGGAAAACAATAACACTTCCGCCTGAATGACCGGATAATCACGCATTTCGACGGAATCCACCAGCAAACGCCCCAACCCCGGCCAGTTAAAGACTTTCTCCACCACGATAGAGCCGCCGAGCAAAAAACCAAACTGCAGGCCCATCATCGTCACCACCGGGATCATGGCGTTTCGCAGGCCGTGCTTGAGCACTACCAGCGTTTCGCTCACCCCTTTCGCCCGCGCCGTGCGCATGTAGTCTTCGTTGAGCACATCCACAAACGAGGCGCGGGTAAAGCGCGCCATCACCGAAGCCACCGCCGCACCAAGGGTGATGGAGGGCAGAATGTAATGCCGCCAGCTGTCCGCACCGACAGTAGGTAACCAGCCCAGCTCGACGGAGAAGATTTGCATCAACAGCATGCCCAGTGCAAAGGCGGGAAACGAAATGCCGGTCACCGCCAGCGCCATGCCGAGCCGGTCGGGCCATCGATTGCGCCACACCGCCGCCGCGATGCCCATCGCCATGCCGAAGATCACCGCCCACACCATGCTGGCGATGGTCAGCCACAGCGTCGGCAGGAAGCGGCTGGCGATCTCTTCCGACACCGGACGCCGTGACACCATCGAGTGGCCGAAATCGCCCTGCAACACGTTAATGATGTAATCAAAGAACTGAATATGCAGTGGCTGATCGAGCCCCAGTTGTTGCCGCACCAGTGCGATAACCTCCGCATCCGCTTCGGGACCGGCGATTAACCGCGCCGGGTCACCCGGCAACAAATGGACGAACAGGAACACCAGCACCGCCACAATCAGCAGCGTGGGGATCAATCCGAACAGCCGTTTAATCACATAATTGAGCATTACTTCAGATCGGCCTCGTCAAAGCTGAATCCGGTATCCGGCATGATGTAAAACCCGGTCAGATTTTTGCTGTGCGCGGAGACCAGTTTTTCGACCACCAGCGGTACCCACGGCGATTCTTTCCAGACGATATCCTGCGCGTCTTTGTACAGACGGGCTTTCTCTTTCGGATCGTTGGTTTTCAGGGCGTCAGTCAGATCGCTGTCCACCTGCTTGTTGCTGTAAAACGCAGTGTTAAACAGGGTTGGCGGCCAGTTCTGCGAAGCGAACAGCGGCGACAGCGCCCAGTCGGCTTCACCGGTCGAGGCTGACCAGCCAGTGTAGAACATCCTCACCCCGCTCTCTTTCTGCCCTTTGCCTTCCACTTCCGCCGCGCGTTGCCCGGCATCCATCGCCGTCACCTGCGCTTTAATGCCGATCTGCGCCAGCTGCTGCTGGGTAAACTGCAACACCTTCTGCGCTGTGCTGTGGTTATGCGACGACCACAGCGTGGTGCTGAAACCATTGGGATACCCGGCTTCCTTCAGTAGCGCCTTCGCTTTGGCCGGATCGTACGGCCACGGCTGATACTGCTGAGCGTAAGCAATCGACGGCGGCACGATACCCGTCGCCGGAGTGGCGTATCCGGCAAACGCCACTTTCACCAGCGCCTGACGGTTAATGGCGTAGTTGATCGCTTCACGCACTTTCGGGTTGTCGAACGGCTTTTGCGTGACGTTCATGCTGATGTAACGCTGCATGATAGACGGGCTGGCAACCAGCTCCAGCTTGCTATTTTTACCGAGGATCGCCGCCTGTTCGTAGGGGATCGGAAACGCGAACTGCGCTTCACCGGTCTGTAACATTGCCGCACGGGTATTGTTATCAACCACCGGACGCCAGGTGATGGTGTCGAGTTTCGGCAACCCTTGCTGCCAGTAACCGGCGAACTTCTTCACCTTCACAAAATCGGTTTGGTTCCAGGTGTCCAGTTGATACGGACCGGTACCCACCGGGTGGAAACCAATCTCGTTGCCATATTTTTTCAACGCCGCCGGGGAGATCATCGCCGTCGCCGGGTGCGCCAGGATATTGATAAACGCAGAGAACGGTGACTTGAGGGTAATTTTCACCGTGGAAGGATCCACCGCTTCGGTCTTGTCGATATTTTTGTACAGGTTATAACGCTTCAGATGGTTAGCCGGGTTGCTGGCGCGGTCGAGGTTAGCCTTCACCGCCTCAGCGTCAAACACAGTGCCGTCCTGAAACTTCACCCCCTGACGGAGCTTGAGGGTATAGACCAGACCATCATCAGAAACGGTATAACTCTCCACCAGCACGTTCTGCAATTTCATGTCTTTATCAAGGCCAAACAGCCCCTGATAGAAGGATTTTGCCACGGCCTGTGACAGGGTATCGTTGGCATCGTAGGGATCTAACGTGGTGAAATTAGAGCCTACCGCTACCACGACATCTTTCTGCGCA from Trabulsiella odontotermitis includes the following:
- a CDS encoding PTS sugar transporter subunit IIA, coding for MKRHYIFASHGTFAQGVLNSVELILGMQPNIYTLCAYVDENTDLTAQVGALMASLPEEDDVIAITDIFAGSVNNEFVRFLQRPQFHLLSGLNLPLVIDLLISAEEQNTSKLINDALISSKESIQYCNQTLATAFQADKDF
- a CDS encoding sigma 54-interacting transcriptional regulator; the protein is MRNELLTFLANQTDFFDPKNLSDVFTARYLAQRFALKRNTASHYLNQLVAQGVLVKINTRPVYFLHKESFCQQFFTLSRNDYDSVAQLLADDGPAPEQPDHFSLLIGHDGSLKKPIEQLKSALFYPDGGLPLLMTGDSGTGKSYIAELMHHFAISQGLLADDAPFISFNCAQYASNPELLAANLFGYVKGAFTGAQTDKQGAFEAADGGMLFLDEVHRLNAEGQEKLFTWLDRKEIYRVGETSQGHPVSTRLIFATTEELHSTFLTTFLRRIPVLVTLPDLQSRSRQEKEALILLFFWLEAKTLAAQLALTPRLLQVLNHYHYRGNVGELKNVVKYAVAAAWAKQRGSERLSVGIQDLPEKVAVALPASGEPLATEERLTVDPRTSLVWLLRSRNPVQGIIHDTQCQVLALFEQVNTGESRWEDVQKRMGEEIETLFDRLIFEHRDTTDSPMLLLTTQQVREEFYRLEKQFNIQFNGNCIYALSHYLVHRSHGSHSALSHERIRLLDDYLAQKYSQLYRFCQAVIAALTQKLDIEPQRIDALLLALWLHKAGAVSQTHVSRAVILAHGFATASSIANVANRLLKNPVFESFDMPLDVTPEAIAQQVVNYIESNALSSGLMILVDMGSLNAIHSYFQRRVATPVAIVNNVSTSMALYVGERILQGHLIEDIAREVSADLPVEHQLFWPQANKPRVILTTCVTGMGAATNLCMLLKASIPETLGVDIIACDYHMLSNTHERALIFNRYDVLAVVGTLDPRIPAVPWISLDSLIAGGGNGQLMRIFGTIASAEQVNEINNLLLKNFSLRRVIESVTILDTGKVINQVEQFVFRYEHLAGCQVPNDRKVALYVHISCLIERLIRNASPGTYTGRQCPESELTLLRQAFSVIEASYSVKIPVVELYYIHDVLTLETEFIQQDQEF
- the gsiD gene encoding glutathione ABC transporter permease GsiD, encoding MRLLNWRRQAVLDAMPTVKPGRVRTPWCEFWRRFRRQPIALAAGLFVLLLIVVAVAAPWIAPFDAENYFDYDRLNDGPSTIHWFGVDSLGRDIFSRVLLGARISLAAGVFAVLIGAVTGIVLGLLAGYYEGWWDRIIMRICDVLFAFPGILLAIAVVAVMGSGMANVIIAVAIFSIPAFARLVRGNTLVLKQQTFIESARSIGASDSTILFRHILPGTVSSIVVFFTMRIGVSIISAASLSFLGLGAQPPTPEWGAMLNEARADMVIAPHVAIFPAIAIFLTVLAFNLLGDGLRDALDPKIKG
- the gsiC gene encoding glutathione ABC transporter permease GsiC; its protein translation is MLNYVIKRLFGLIPTLLIVAVLVFLFVHLLPGDPARLIAGPEADAEVIALVRQQLGLDQPLHIQFFDYIINVLQGDFGHSMVSRRPVSEEIASRFLPTLWLTIASMVWAVIFGMAMGIAAAVWRNRWPDRLGMALAVTGISFPAFALGMLLMQIFSVELGWLPTVGADSWRHYILPSITLGAAVASVMARFTRASFVDVLNEDYMRTARAKGVSETLVVLKHGLRNAMIPVVTMMGLQFGFLLGGSIVVEKVFNWPGLGRLLVDSVEMRDYPVIQAEVLLFSLEFILINLVVDVLYAAINPAIRYK
- the gsiB gene encoding glutathione ABC transporter substrate-binding protein GsiB, which translates into the protein MTQRISGKWLLALGVVSALTAAPAFAQKDVVVAVGSNFTTLDPYDANDTLSQAVAKSFYQGLFGLDKDMKLQNVLVESYTVSDDGLVYTLKLRQGVKFQDGTVFDAEAVKANLDRASNPANHLKRYNLYKNIDKTEAVDPSTVKITLKSPFSAFINILAHPATAMISPAALKKYGNEIGFHPVGTGPYQLDTWNQTDFVKVKKFAGYWQQGLPKLDTITWRPVVDNNTRAAMLQTGEAQFAFPIPYEQAAILGKNSKLELVASPSIMQRYISMNVTQKPFDNPKVREAINYAINRQALVKVAFAGYATPATGIVPPSIAYAQQYQPWPYDPAKAKALLKEAGYPNGFSTTLWSSHNHSTAQKVLQFTQQQLAQIGIKAQVTAMDAGQRAAEVEGKGQKESGVRMFYTGWSASTGEADWALSPLFASQNWPPTLFNTAFYSNKQVDSDLTDALKTNDPKEKARLYKDAQDIVWKESPWVPLVVEKLVSAHSKNLTGFYIMPDTGFSFDEADLK